tttttttaagagTTGGAACTAATGTGGGTTTATGATGTTGTTGCAGTTGTTAAGGAACGTGAGATGGAGATTGGGCACCCAACAGATGTTAAGCATGTTGCTCATATCGGATGGGACAATCAATCTGGAAATGCACCTGGTTGGGTATGTTCTTCTTTAATTAAACAgattttaattgattttctttggttcttttcttgaaattttagaagattcttatttaattttatgtttGTAGATGAACGAATTTAAGACCTCTTCGGATTTCTCTGCTATGTCACTCGCTAGCATTGGAGGAGATACAGATCCAAGCTTCGTTCCTATTTCTTCTTGgacttctctaggtatgagatGTCTCTGTATTTCTTTAACTTTGTTTATCAACTCATACTACATTCCGGCCGTCCGATTGGAATCCGGTGGGAATTTATTCTCAGAGATTGGAAATGTCCGGAGATTCTTTGCTGGACAAGGAGGTTTTCTTGCTGTTCCCCTTGTGAGTCGAGAGAGGAGAGACAAGCttttgtctttctctctctcactctcctaTGATATTGTATATTATTCTCTAAAAAATAATTGGAATCTCTTTTTGTTTCCAAACGTGAACTCCAATTACTACTTTTGGATTTAGTCCGTGGCAGACATGGTAGGGCACTAGGGCACGTTTGGTATGTTAATCTGTTTCACAGAAAAAAAGAGTTGTTGTAATAGATACAGTaacagttaaaaaaaattaacaaacgCGTTTTGGGAGCTTAGAATAATATCCTTAAGGGTATCAAATGGGACGGTTCCTTCCCAGTTCGGTCCCAAGAAGGTCAATCCTAGAATCGGCTTGTTTATTGAACGGTCCCAAAACTAGGATCTAGCTAGTCCCGTTTAATGACGGGATGGTTCGGTTTCGATTCTTTAATGATTCTTAACACTCAAAATCTCGAACAATCAAATATTATAAAATACCTAAGTATACAAATAAATTTTCCAAACATACAAATAATTGAAtggtcaaatgttctctgtgccgggggtgTAGGCTACGTCAAGACACATGGGGGTCGGTGAAATGACCAACTTGCCCCTGTAAATGGCAAGCCCGTGTGCCTGGGAACAGGCTGCTCTttggcacaaagaacatcaacCCTAATTGAATATATTCCTACGcataaaataatcaaacatcAATTCTTAAGAatacaaattaattaaatactCAACTAAACCCAAAATAATTGATAACCCTTAATTTCTCTCTAGAATTACAATATAACTCTTATATTAGTTAtaactattaagtattaactaatcataaataaataatttaggCATGTTAAATAGGTCCTAGCAATTCCGGTTCTAATCGATTCTGTTTTTGGGCTTTCAGTTCTGGACCCATTAGGAAACCGTCCCAAGTTTTAGTGGGACGGTTCCTGATTACAAATCCATATTGATTATACTTATGAAAAAAGGCAgatccaatgcacaaggctcctgccactgtgtGGTCTGAGGATGTCTAGCTTACCCTTGGGCCTTGGCTTTTAGAGAGAGATTGGTTCTAGACTCGAACTCATGACCACtttgtcacaatggagcaaccttatccTGTACAAATGACTCGTAATCATTTCTATTGTAAAGGagaatttgttcatttttttcaAATGGGTATTGTGTGTGACAGATTTTGATCAGTCGATGGTGAGGCAACCTTCATCAGAGATTTTCAACGACGCAGGGCAGCCGAAAGAGCTACCAAAGGgaccaaagaaacaaaaagggaagaagacgAAGTCGACGACTTCATCTCCCAAGTCGGTTTCCTCGCCCTCATTGAGGAGTTCAAGAGCTCCTAAACCCAAGTCTTCCTTTGCTGCAACGGTTGCTGCTACGGTAGCTGAAATGGATATTACGCCAAGTCCCAAAGCGTTAATAATCTAAATCTAATAACAAAACGGagattaatatatatatatatatatatatatatatatatatatatatatatatatatatatatatatatatctaatcTACTTGTCAATGTTTGTGAACAGAAGAGCAGAAAAGAGAGCTCTCTCTTCGAAGCTTGCAAATTAAGGGCTGGTGAATTCACTCAGACAGGGGCAAAAAGGCAAGATGGTGGATAAATTTCCTTCTGTAAATGAatggctctctctctccc
The nucleotide sequence above comes from Telopea speciosissima isolate NSW1024214 ecotype Mountain lineage chromosome 3, Tspe_v1, whole genome shotgun sequence. Encoded proteins:
- the LOC122656790 gene encoding CRIB domain-containing protein RIC10-like; amino-acid sequence: MATKMKCFYNGLKYISQIFVVKEREMEIGHPTDVKHVAHIGWDNQSGNAPGWMNEFKTSSDFSAMSLASIGGDTDPSFVPISSWTSLDFDQSMVRQPSSEIFNDAGQPKELPKGPKKQKGKKTKSTTSSPKSVSSPSLRSSRAPKPKSSFAATVAATVAEMDITPSPKALII